A genomic segment from Conger conger chromosome 2, fConCon1.1, whole genome shotgun sequence encodes:
- the LOC133112032 gene encoding bone morphogenetic protein receptor type-1A-like isoform X2, with translation MVRQIGKGRYGEVWLGRWRGEKVAVKVFFTREEASWFRETEIYQTVLMRHENILGFIAADIKSTGAFTQLFLITDYHENGSLYDYLRFATLDAKALLRMAYSTACGLCHLHTEIYGTQGKPAIAHRDLKSKNILMKKNGTCCIADLGLAVKFNSETSEVDIPISSRVGTRRYMAPEVLDDTLNKNQFQAYIMADIYSYSLIVWEMARRCITGGIAEEYQPPYGGMVPADPSFEDMREVVCVKGLRPSVSNRWSSDECLRAVLKLMCECWTQSPASRLTALRVKKTLVKMVESQDIKI, from the exons ATGGTGCGGCAGATCGGGAAGGGCCGGTACGGCGAGGTGTGGCTGGGCCGCTGGCGGGGGGAGAAGGTGGCCGTCAAGGTGTTCTTCACCCGCGAGGAGGCCAGCTGGTTCCGCGAGACCGAGATCTACCAGACCGTCCTCATGAGACACGAGAACATCCTGG GGTTCATCGCTGCCGACATCAAGAGCACGGGCGCCTTCACGCAGCTGTTCCTCATCACGGACTACCACGAGAACGGCTCCCTGTACGACTACCTGCGCTTCGCCACGCTGGACGCCAAGGCCCTGCTGCGCATGGCCTACTCCACCGCCTGCGGCCTCTGCCACCTGCACACCGAGATCTACGGCACGCAGGGCAAGCCCGCCATCGCCCACCGCGACCTCAAGAGCAAGAACATCCTCATGAAGAAGAACGGCACCTGCTGCATCGCCGACCTGGGGCTGGCTGTCAAATTCAACAG tGAAACCAGCGAAGTGGATATCCCAATCAGCTCACGGGTGGGCACCAGGCGATACATGGCCCCGGAGGTGCTGGACGACACCCTCAACAAGAACCAGTTCCAGGCATACATCATGGCCGACATCTACAGCTACAGCCTAATTGTCTGGGAGATGGCCCGCCGCTGCATCACAGGAG GTATAGCGGAAGAGTACCAGCCGCCGTACGGGGGCATGGTGCCTGCGGACCCCTCCTTCGAGGACATGAgggaagtggtgtgtgtgaaaggcCTGAGGCCCTCCGTGTCTAACCGCTGGAGCAGCGACGAG TGTCTCCGGGCTGTTCTGAAGCTGATGTGCGAGTGCTGGACGCAGAGCCCCGCCTCTCGGCTAACGGCCCTGCGGGTGAAGAAGACCCTCGTCAAGATGGTGGAGTCTCAGGACATCAAGATATGA